From the genome of Cellvibrio japonicus Ueda107, one region includes:
- a CDS encoding uroporphyrinogen-III C-methyltransferase produces the protein MTEQTTPDVSPSIPAPEAPVASVQARHYEPRPRSSLGVYFIALWVLLLSFALAAISFWFYQDRQGQHLTLDKLQQQLDQRARDDQQQLRALQEDFEKELIDQQDNIQTSLNLLAEELSKNSARVLALTSTSYDQWKLAEAQFLLRLANQRILLEKDSQNALALAISADNILRDVDQPELIAVRKVLAEEIAVLKLAGVVDREGIFLRLAALANRIDAIPFIEPLGSSLDEVEEPEVPLDETFRQKLSRYFYSALHKLGNYIRVRDHGKTVNAILPPGQQAYLQQNLRLMLEQAQVSLLHNEAQIYQESLVKAQNWINQYYALNAEANAVLSELQSLQNEVVAPELTDFHNSVTALADYMERREKQAAARRGGR, from the coding sequence GTGACTGAACAGACTACACCTGACGTATCCCCTTCCATCCCCGCGCCGGAAGCGCCTGTCGCTTCCGTGCAAGCGCGCCACTATGAGCCTCGTCCACGCAGTTCATTGGGTGTTTACTTTATCGCTCTGTGGGTGCTGCTGCTTTCCTTCGCCCTGGCTGCGATCAGTTTCTGGTTTTACCAGGATCGCCAGGGGCAACATCTGACCTTGGATAAATTGCAACAGCAATTGGATCAGCGCGCGCGCGATGACCAGCAGCAATTGAGGGCGTTGCAGGAAGATTTTGAAAAAGAATTAATTGACCAGCAAGATAACATCCAAACCAGCCTGAATTTATTAGCCGAAGAGCTCAGCAAAAATTCGGCGCGGGTATTAGCGTTGACCAGCACCAGTTACGATCAGTGGAAATTGGCGGAAGCGCAGTTCTTATTGCGCTTGGCCAACCAGCGTATCCTGTTGGAAAAAGACAGCCAGAATGCCCTGGCACTGGCCATTTCTGCCGATAATATTTTGCGCGATGTCGACCAGCCTGAGCTCATCGCGGTGCGCAAGGTACTCGCTGAGGAAATCGCCGTCTTAAAATTGGCGGGTGTCGTGGATCGCGAAGGGATTTTCCTGCGCCTGGCGGCACTGGCTAACCGCATTGACGCCATTCCTTTTATTGAGCCCTTGGGTAGTTCCCTCGACGAAGTGGAAGAACCGGAAGTCCCACTCGATGAAACCTTCCGCCAAAAACTCAGTCGCTATTTTTACAGTGCGCTGCATAAGCTGGGTAATTACATTCGTGTGCGCGACCACGGTAAAACGGTTAACGCCATATTGCCGCCGGGCCAGCAAGCCTATTTACAGCAGAATTTGCGCCTGATGTTAGAGCAGGCACAGGTTTCGCTGTTGCACAACGAGGCGCAGATTTATCAGGAAAGCCTGGTAAAAGCGCAAAACTGGATCAACCAGTATTACGCCCTGAATGCGGAGGCCAATGCCGTACTCAGTGAATTGCAGTCCCTGCAAAACGAAGTAGTTGCCCCGGAACTGACGGATTTCCATAACAGCGTAACCGCCCTGGCGGATTATATGGAGCGACGTGAGAAACAAGCGGCCGCCCGTCGTGGAGGCCGCTAA
- a CDS encoding uroporphyrinogen-III synthase, whose product MSELPWQIIITRPQAQAEPWAKQLQAQGFATRLLTLLEIMPLKDETRQRAIQNRVMDFDLYQKAIFVSQNAVHQAMDWLDRYWPQLPIGIEYFAVGATTARELAVHGIPVTDLAQAESGSMTSEALLEAASLQQVAGEKVIIFRGLGGRGHMGDVLRARGAQVDYCELYERCLPSHAATGLHQLLADITCWQARQQVMALHSGESLQHLLQLLELPLLSPLRGRLQRAWLLVPSERIRDQAQTAGFHRCLLAENATDAAMTQALVAARAAAVSLNDC is encoded by the coding sequence ATGAGTGAATTGCCCTGGCAAATCATTATCACTCGTCCACAGGCACAGGCAGAGCCCTGGGCCAAGCAATTGCAGGCCCAGGGTTTCGCTACACGATTGCTGACCTTGCTGGAAATCATGCCACTAAAAGATGAAACCCGGCAGCGCGCCATCCAGAACCGGGTGATGGATTTTGACCTTTACCAGAAAGCTATTTTTGTAAGCCAGAACGCCGTCCATCAGGCCATGGATTGGCTCGATCGCTACTGGCCGCAATTGCCTATCGGTATTGAATACTTTGCCGTGGGCGCTACTACTGCGCGTGAGTTGGCGGTGCATGGTATCCCCGTCACGGATTTGGCCCAGGCTGAGTCTGGTAGTATGACCAGTGAAGCCCTGTTGGAAGCAGCAAGCCTGCAACAGGTCGCGGGAGAAAAAGTTATCATCTTCCGCGGTTTGGGGGGGCGTGGCCATATGGGCGATGTATTGCGTGCACGCGGTGCCCAGGTGGACTATTGTGAGCTGTATGAGCGATGCCTGCCGTCCCATGCTGCAACGGGGCTCCATCAATTATTGGCGGACATCACTTGTTGGCAGGCGCGACAGCAGGTAATGGCTTTGCACAGTGGTGAGAGTTTGCAGCATTTGTTGCAGCTATTGGAGCTGCCTTTATTATCCCCCTTGCGCGGGCGCTTGCAGCGGGCCTGGTTGTTGGTACCGAGTGAGCGTATTAGAGACCAGGCACAAACCGCCGGTTTTCACCGTTGTTTGCTGGCCGAAAATGCTACGGATGCAGCCATGACCCAGGCCCTGGTTGCCGCCCGTGCTGCCGCTGTATCACTGAACGATTGTTAA
- the hemC gene encoding hydroxymethylbilane synthase, producing the protein MSVSLSLLRIATRKSLLALWQADYVKTELERHHPGLRVELVPLTSRGDKILDVPLAKVGGKGLFVKELEQALLAGAADIAVHSMKDVPMEFPDGLGLAVICPREDARDAFVSNRFASLDDLPAGAVVGTSSLRRQCQLLARRPDLQVKFLRGNVQTRLQKLDDGEYDAIILAAAGLIRLELQARIRSLIAPEVSLPAGGQGAVGIECRMQDQATLALLQPLHHQPTAEQVLAERAMNRRLQGGCQVPIACYALQQGGELWLRGLVGAPDGSQMLFDEIRGPVAEGEQMGIQLAERLLAAGADSILAQVYGEADEE; encoded by the coding sequence ATGTCTGTATCTCTTTCCCTGTTGCGTATCGCCACGCGCAAAAGCCTGCTCGCCCTCTGGCAGGCGGACTATGTCAAAACCGAACTGGAACGCCATCATCCAGGCTTGCGTGTGGAGCTGGTTCCCCTGACCAGTCGCGGCGACAAGATCCTGGATGTGCCGCTCGCTAAGGTGGGGGGCAAGGGATTATTTGTGAAAGAGCTGGAACAGGCGCTCTTGGCCGGCGCTGCTGATATTGCTGTCCACTCCATGAAAGATGTCCCCATGGAGTTCCCTGACGGCTTGGGCTTGGCGGTTATCTGCCCGCGTGAAGATGCGCGCGATGCCTTTGTCTCCAATCGCTTTGCATCCCTTGATGACCTGCCGGCAGGCGCTGTCGTGGGTACTTCCAGCTTGCGCCGCCAGTGCCAGTTGTTGGCAAGGCGTCCGGATTTGCAGGTGAAATTCCTGCGTGGCAATGTGCAAACGCGCCTGCAGAAACTGGATGATGGTGAGTATGATGCAATTATTCTTGCCGCTGCGGGGCTGATTCGCCTGGAGCTGCAGGCACGTATCCGCAGTTTGATTGCCCCGGAGGTTTCACTGCCCGCCGGTGGCCAGGGCGCTGTCGGTATTGAATGCCGTATGCAGGACCAGGCCACGCTGGCACTGTTGCAGCCTTTGCACCACCAGCCAACAGCGGAACAGGTGCTGGCCGAGCGCGCTATGAACCGGCGCCTGCAAGGCGGCTGCCAGGTCCCTATCGCCTGTTATGCCTTGCAGCAGGGGGGTGAGCTTTGGTTGCGCGGGTTGGTCGGTGCGCCTGATGGTAGCCAGATGTTGTTTGATGAAATTCGCGGGCCTGTGGCTGAAGGTGAGCAGATGGGGATCCAGCTGGCCGAGCGTTTACTGGCGGCGGGAGCGGACAGCATTTTAGCGCAGGTATATGGCGAGGCAGATGAGGAATGA
- a CDS encoding sodium:solute symporter family protein, with protein MLVSFVALYLIISILIGVYAATKVHSAKDYVTAGRSLPMWVVIAMVFATWFGAETVLGVPGTFVEENLGGLISDPFGASFCLMLFAIVFARPLYRKNLLTLGDFYRERYSKPVEIVVSIAIALSYLGWVSAQITALGLVFNVLTEGALSMAMGIVIGAGIVLIYTLVGGMWSVAMTTVVQMTVIVLGLLWISFMVSEQTNGVVPVIQHAYEAGKFEFWPSLEWAAVITFIAGFLTMGFGSIPQQDVFQRVNSSKNERVAVWGTFFGGVAYFLFAAVPLYLAYSAFMIDPQMAAEISEQDPQLVLPTFVITHLPMYAQIIFFGALLSVIMSTASGTLLAPSVTLSENVIRELMPKGKQMTDQQFLTLMRIVVGLFAVLVTLYALYSLQHETSIHSMVENAYKVTLVVALVPLFCGIYWKKASNFGAVCSIISGLVVWIPLELIVPDAPLPPHFAGFIVASFAMVIGSLIKPEPQTAAA; from the coding sequence ATGCTAGTCAGTTTTGTCGCTCTCTACCTGATCATTTCTATTCTTATTGGGGTTTACGCCGCTACCAAGGTTCACAGTGCCAAAGACTACGTCACCGCGGGCAGGAGCTTGCCTATGTGGGTAGTGATTGCCATGGTATTTGCCACCTGGTTTGGTGCGGAAACGGTACTGGGAGTTCCAGGTACTTTTGTGGAGGAAAACCTCGGTGGCCTGATCTCTGATCCTTTTGGTGCATCGTTTTGTCTGATGTTGTTTGCCATCGTCTTTGCCCGCCCGCTGTATCGTAAAAACCTGCTGACACTGGGGGACTTTTACCGGGAGCGCTACAGCAAACCTGTGGAAATTGTCGTGTCCATCGCGATTGCCTTGTCTTACCTGGGGTGGGTATCTGCACAGATTACTGCGTTAGGGCTGGTGTTTAATGTGTTGACGGAAGGCGCGCTGAGTATGGCGATGGGAATTGTCATTGGTGCCGGCATTGTGCTGATTTATACCCTGGTGGGTGGGATGTGGTCGGTGGCGATGACAACAGTGGTACAAATGACGGTCATTGTGCTGGGACTGTTGTGGATTTCGTTTATGGTTTCAGAGCAAACCAACGGCGTGGTTCCGGTAATACAACACGCTTATGAAGCGGGTAAGTTTGAGTTTTGGCCCAGCCTGGAGTGGGCAGCAGTCATTACCTTCATTGCCGGTTTCCTGACCATGGGGTTTGGCTCTATTCCCCAGCAGGACGTATTCCAACGAGTCAATTCGTCCAAAAATGAACGAGTGGCGGTGTGGGGTACCTTCTTTGGTGGTGTTGCTTATTTCCTGTTTGCGGCAGTCCCCCTTTATCTGGCGTATTCCGCCTTTATGATCGATCCGCAAATGGCGGCAGAAATCAGTGAGCAGGACCCACAGCTGGTGCTGCCAACCTTTGTGATCACACACCTGCCTATGTATGCGCAGATTATTTTCTTTGGTGCGTTGCTATCGGTCATTATGAGTACCGCGAGTGGTACATTGTTGGCACCCTCTGTCACGCTGTCCGAAAACGTCATTCGTGAATTAATGCCTAAAGGCAAGCAAATGACCGATCAGCAATTCCTTACCCTGATGCGTATCGTTGTCGGTCTGTTCGCTGTATTGGTCACCCTTTACGCCCTCTATTCCCTGCAGCACGAAACCTCGATCCACTCCATGGTGGAAAATGCCTACAAAGTGACACTGGTGGTGGCATTGGTGCCACTGTTCTGCGGTATCTACTGGAAAAAGGCCAGCAATTTTGGGGCGGTCTGCTCGATTATCAGTGGCCTTGTGGTGTGGATTCCCCTTGAGCTCATTGTCCCGGATGCACCTTTGCCTCCGCATTTTGCCGGTTTTATCGTCGCCTCATTCGCGATGGTCATTGGCAGCCTGATCAAGCCGGAACCGCAAACCGCCGCGGCCTGA